A DNA window from Nitrospira sp. contains the following coding sequences:
- a CDS encoding Lipid-A-disaccharide synthase (MaGe:77310226), which yields MSKILIVAGEASGDLHGANLARALRELDPSVQLVGVGGVAMKAAGVQLVEGFGHLDVMGIVGFSALRAIIRRFAAMRRLLRSERWDAVVFIDNPGLNLRYAWFAKSAGLRVIYYIAPQIWAWRPGRMKYIQQRVDQVLVILPFEAELYRKVGLPCTFVGHPLLDAVAPHYDRAKLRERFGLQSSGRIIALLPGSRSAEVRLHLPILLEAAERLLRDDPTMQFLMPQASTIADALIRPLLDKSSAPVTVVPEQASEVMAAADLICVASGTATLQAAVVGTPMVLFYQAHSQLTYRLARLLIRVKWIGLVNLVAGRTVVTELIQHEATGERVYHEVRRLLDDRAAYDEMKRSLQAVKASLGQPGASRRAAQVILDACRA from the coding sequence ATGTCGAAGATTTTGATCGTAGCCGGAGAAGCCTCCGGCGATCTTCATGGGGCGAATCTGGCCCGGGCGCTTCGCGAGCTCGATCCCTCCGTCCAGTTAGTGGGCGTCGGCGGGGTGGCAATGAAGGCTGCCGGTGTGCAGCTGGTGGAAGGCTTCGGGCATCTCGATGTCATGGGGATTGTCGGGTTCTCGGCCTTGCGCGCGATCATCCGCCGGTTTGCCGCCATGCGCCGGCTGCTTCGATCTGAACGATGGGATGCCGTAGTCTTTATCGACAACCCCGGACTCAATCTGCGCTATGCCTGGTTTGCCAAGTCGGCCGGGCTGCGGGTGATCTATTATATTGCGCCGCAGATCTGGGCCTGGCGTCCAGGCCGCATGAAATATATTCAACAGCGTGTCGATCAAGTCCTTGTGATTTTGCCGTTCGAAGCCGAGCTGTATCGCAAGGTCGGCTTGCCCTGTACTTTTGTCGGCCATCCGCTGCTCGATGCCGTGGCCCCGCATTATGATCGGGCGAAGTTGCGCGAACGATTCGGGTTGCAGTCGTCCGGCCGGATCATTGCGTTGTTGCCAGGAAGCCGGTCGGCGGAAGTGCGGCTGCATCTCCCGATTCTGCTGGAGGCGGCGGAGCGATTGCTGCGCGACGATCCGACGATGCAGTTTCTGATGCCGCAAGCCTCGACGATTGCCGACGCTCTGATCCGGCCGTTGCTGGACAAGAGTTCGGCGCCAGTCACGGTGGTCCCGGAGCAGGCGAGCGAGGTGATGGCGGCCGCGGACCTCATCTGCGTGGCCTCGGGGACGGCGACGTTGCAGGCGGCGGTTGTGGGGACCCCGATGGTGCTGTTCTATCAGGCGCATTCCCAGTTGACCTATCGGCTGGCCCGGCTGTTGATCCGGGTGAAGTGGATCGGATTGGTGAATCTGGTAGCCGGCCGGACCGTGGTGACGGAATTAATTCAGCATGAAGCCACGGGTGAGAGGGTGTATCATGAAGTTCGCCGGTTGTTAGACGACCGTGCGGCATA